A genomic segment from Cyprinus carpio isolate SPL01 chromosome A22, ASM1834038v1, whole genome shotgun sequence encodes:
- the LOC109070921 gene encoding SLAM family member 9-like isoform X1 produces MSGTVNMVYKSFFLCLWIWFSHGVFGGTDVMKSLSVMEGDSVTLNTDVNVQRDDQILWMFKVNNSFTRIAEIHRQKIYIGDSTLAFRKRVQMDSQTGSMTIRNIRTEHSGLYKLQIIKDEVTSKSFSVAVYAPLPIPIITRDTSNCSSSERSSVSRCVLLCSVSNVSRVTLSWYKGNSLLSSISVSDLSISLSLPLEVEYQDKNTYSCLLNNPISNQTQHLDITQLCHTCAGPLQQSQSVVLLISLVVVLVLVVVGVIYFNRRKCKISKQASSEVQTCEEEVLYAETTFCARSVHSTVRHCIQCAVNLHKLQMSRETHALEHVTKQ; encoded by the exons ATGTCGGGAACTGTGAATATGGTTTATAAATCTTTTTTCCTCTGTCTATGGATTTGGTTCTCACATG gtgtgtttggtggtACAGATGTAATGAAGTCATTATCAGTGATGGAAGgcgattctgtcactctaaacactgatgttAATGTACAGAGGGATGATCAGATACTGTGGATGTTTAAAGTTAACAATTCATTCACTCGTATTGCTGAAATCCACAGACAGAAGATCTATATAGGTGACAGTACTCTGGCATTCAGAAAAAGAGTGCAGATGGACAGCCAGACTGGATCTATGACCATCAGAAACATCAGAACTGAACACTCGGGACTTTATAAACTACAAATCATCAAAGATGAAGTTACATCCAAGAGTTtttctgttgctgtctatg CTCCTCTTCCCATTCCGATCATTACCAGAGACACTTCAAATTGTTCATCATCTGAACGTTCATCAGTGTCCAGATGTGTGCTGCTGTGTTCAGTGTCGAACGTGAGTcgtgtgactctctcctggtacaaaggaaacagtttattgtccagcatcagtgtgtctgatctcagcatcagtctctctctacctctggaggtggaatatcaggataaaaacacctacagctgtctgctcaacaatcccatcagcaaccagactcaacatctggacatcactcaactctgtcacacatgtgcag GACCATTGCAACAGTCACAGTCGGTGGTATTATTAATTAGTTTAGTGGTGGTGCTGGTTTTGGTAGTTGTGGGGGTGATATACTTTAACCgcaggaaatgcaaaatttcGAAACAAGCAAGTTCAGAAG TCCAGACTTGTGAGGAAGAGGTGCTTTATGCCGAAACAACATTTTGTGCACGCAGTGTTCACAGTACGGTAAGACACTGTATTCAGTGTGCAGTGAATCTGCATAAACTACAGATGTCGAGAGAGACACATGCGCTTGAACACGTGACAAAGCAGTAA
- the LOC109070921 gene encoding SLAM family member 9-like isoform X3, which translates to MSGTVNMVYKSFFLCLWIWFSHGVFGGTDVMKSLSVMEGDSVTLNTDVNVQRDDQILWMFKVNNSFTRIAEIHRQKIYIGDSTLAFRKRVQMDSQTGSMTIRNIRTEHSGLYKLQIIKDEVTSKSFSVAVYAPLPIPIITRDTSNCSSSERSSVSRCVLLCSVSNVSRVTLSWYKGNSLLSSISVSDLSISLSLPLEVEYQDKNTYSCLLNNPISNQTQHLDITQLCHTCAGPLQQSQSVVLLISLVVVLVLVVVGVIYFNRRKCKISKQASSEETR; encoded by the exons ATGTCGGGAACTGTGAATATGGTTTATAAATCTTTTTTCCTCTGTCTATGGATTTGGTTCTCACATG gtgtgtttggtggtACAGATGTAATGAAGTCATTATCAGTGATGGAAGgcgattctgtcactctaaacactgatgttAATGTACAGAGGGATGATCAGATACTGTGGATGTTTAAAGTTAACAATTCATTCACTCGTATTGCTGAAATCCACAGACAGAAGATCTATATAGGTGACAGTACTCTGGCATTCAGAAAAAGAGTGCAGATGGACAGCCAGACTGGATCTATGACCATCAGAAACATCAGAACTGAACACTCGGGACTTTATAAACTACAAATCATCAAAGATGAAGTTACATCCAAGAGTTtttctgttgctgtctatg CTCCTCTTCCCATTCCGATCATTACCAGAGACACTTCAAATTGTTCATCATCTGAACGTTCATCAGTGTCCAGATGTGTGCTGCTGTGTTCAGTGTCGAACGTGAGTcgtgtgactctctcctggtacaaaggaaacagtttattgtccagcatcagtgtgtctgatctcagcatcagtctctctctacctctggaggtggaatatcaggataaaaacacctacagctgtctgctcaacaatcccatcagcaaccagactcaacatctggacatcactcaactctgtcacacatgtgcag GACCATTGCAACAGTCACAGTCGGTGGTATTATTAATTAGTTTAGTGGTGGTGCTGGTTTTGGTAGTTGTGGGGGTGATATACTTTAACCgcaggaaatgcaaaatttcGAAACAAGCAAGTTCAGAAG aaacCAGATGA
- the LOC109070921 gene encoding SLAM family member 9-like isoform X2 produces MSGTVNMVYKSFFLCLWIWFSHGVFGGTDVMKSLSVMEGDSVTLNTDVNVQRDDQILWMFKVNNSFTRIAEIHRQKIYIGDSTLAFRKRVQMDSQTGSMTIRNIRTEHSGLYKLQIIKDEVTSKSFSVAVYAPLPIPIITRDTSNCSSSERSSVSRCVLLCSVSNVSRVTLSWYKGNSLLSSISVSDLSISLSLPLEVEYQDKNTYSCLLNNPISNQTQHLDITQLCHTCAGPLQQSQSVVLLISLVVVLVLVVVGVIYFNRRKCKISKQASSEVQTCEEEVLYAETTFCARSVHSTKPDEEQHVIYSSINVK; encoded by the exons ATGTCGGGAACTGTGAATATGGTTTATAAATCTTTTTTCCTCTGTCTATGGATTTGGTTCTCACATG gtgtgtttggtggtACAGATGTAATGAAGTCATTATCAGTGATGGAAGgcgattctgtcactctaaacactgatgttAATGTACAGAGGGATGATCAGATACTGTGGATGTTTAAAGTTAACAATTCATTCACTCGTATTGCTGAAATCCACAGACAGAAGATCTATATAGGTGACAGTACTCTGGCATTCAGAAAAAGAGTGCAGATGGACAGCCAGACTGGATCTATGACCATCAGAAACATCAGAACTGAACACTCGGGACTTTATAAACTACAAATCATCAAAGATGAAGTTACATCCAAGAGTTtttctgttgctgtctatg CTCCTCTTCCCATTCCGATCATTACCAGAGACACTTCAAATTGTTCATCATCTGAACGTTCATCAGTGTCCAGATGTGTGCTGCTGTGTTCAGTGTCGAACGTGAGTcgtgtgactctctcctggtacaaaggaaacagtttattgtccagcatcagtgtgtctgatctcagcatcagtctctctctacctctggaggtggaatatcaggataaaaacacctacagctgtctgctcaacaatcccatcagcaaccagactcaacatctggacatcactcaactctgtcacacatgtgcag GACCATTGCAACAGTCACAGTCGGTGGTATTATTAATTAGTTTAGTGGTGGTGCTGGTTTTGGTAGTTGTGGGGGTGATATACTTTAACCgcaggaaatgcaaaatttcGAAACAAGCAAGTTCAGAAG TCCAGACTTGTGAGGAAGAGGTGCTTTATGCCGAAACAACATTTTGTGCACGCAGTGTTCACAGTACG aaacCAGATGAAGAGCAGCACGTCATATACTCGAGTATTAATGTAAAATGA